The Desulfurococcaceae archaeon DNA window TTCCATCAGCGTAGTAAAGTAGTACGTCCTCGCTGTGAAGTATTATACCGCGGACACCGGCCCTTAGATTCACTTCCACCTCCGCTAGTACTTTTTCTAGCGGTATGAACCTCAAAGGCCTGAGCGTCACGCTACAGAACTTGCAACCTCGTGGACAACCTCTCATCACCTCTACTAGCCCGTTGACACTGGCACCTTTAATAGTAGGTATTTCTTCTATGCGCGGTACGTTATCAACGCCTATATATACGTACCTCGGAAGGCGTTCTCCTTTTAATGCTCTCTCGACGAGCTCTACTACTATCTTTTCTCCTTCTCCATCTACAATTGTATCCACTCCCCACTTGTCCATGTACTCGAGCTCGTAAAGCCATTGCCATGCCGCTGGTCCGCCTGCTATGATCTTCACACCGCGTTCTTTGGCCCTTCTCACCGCTGGACTGTTCATGAACCTGATAAAGCTTCGCCTATTTACAGGCTCTACGCCCGTTAAGCTCCACCACTCACTGCTCGGCGGTCCATATGCAAAATAGTCATGATGGCCTATCATCATCACTTTCATGGTACTTAAGTGCTTATCGATGTGATCCGGGTCTACCACCGCGGCATTAAAACCAGCATCTTGGAGTGCGGCCTCGATCTTCCTCAAGCCATAAGGCGCTTCAACGGGCCTGCCAAGCTCATCTACTTTCACTTTTGGCGCGCAGATCGCCATCCAGAGCCATTCCGGCATGCCTATCGGCGGGCCGGTTGCAACGAAGCCTAGAAACTCCTTACCGTGGTGGTTAGACATCATAGTCCTGTCGGTCGTAATTACTATTTCAAAAACCACTTACAGCACCTCAACAAGCCCTTTCAAATGCCCGGGTAAGTCGTCAAGGAGGACATGCTCGGAAGCGAGCACGCTTACGATGCTACTACCTTCGCGCTCATATATCTGCTTAGCCTGATCGCCACCTACGGTGTAGACCTCAACCGTGAAGGTATAGTTACTGAGTATAAAATCTCTGAGGGCTTCAAGAACCTTCGCGGACGCCGTAGACACCAGGTATATTCTCAACCCACGGGATCCGTAGACCCTGAGTATGCTTTGAAGCCGAGTGACCACTTTCTCGGTTACGTGTCCGAGGATTATTACAGATGAAGATGGATTTCTATAGGTAAGCAACACAGGCCCCTCTCCGTCGTGAACATAGTAATGTAGCCCGGTATATAAGTCTTATTGAAAGCTCTCAACGCACTAAATCCGTAAAAAGCTTTTACATAGTAAGAATGTATAGGGTCTCAGCCGTGAAAGCTACGCTTGCCGAGAAAGTAAGAGCATACATACTGAACGTGGAACAGTTTATCAGTAAAGTGAACGTGGAAGAGCTCGAATCGAACCAAGAGAGGATACTTGAGCTGGCAAGGTCTTACTTAAGTGACGCTAAGTACTACTACGAGGAGGGAGACTACATTACTAGTCTTGCCTGCATCGCGTATGCTGAAGGACTCTTAGATTCGCTGAGAGTCGCGGGCTACGTTAAAGGAATTGAGTGGAGGCCTCTAAGCGAATTACTTAAGAGGCCGAAAGTACTGGTTACGGGGAGCTTTGAGCTAATTCATCCAGGACACCTAGCACTACTAAGAGAGGCGTGGAAACTAGGCGAAGTCTACGTTATCGTGTCCAGGGATAAAAATTTCGAAAGATTTAAGGGCCGGAAGCCCGTCTTAAGCGAGAATGATAGGCTCGAAGTAGTGAGAGGCATTAAGTACGTCTCCAAGGCAATCCTAGGAGATGAAAATGACCTGTTAAAACCACTTGAGGACTTAAAACCAGACATTGTTCTCCTCGGGCCTGATCAGTGGATTCAACCGGAGGAGCTCTCGAGCAGGCTCAAAGAACGAGGGTTAAGCAGCGTGAAGGTGTTAAGGCTAGAAAAACGAGTTGGAGAGTGGAGTTCATCAAGTATATTGAATAGAATTAAGAACGAGGCTTACCCCGCCCGATCCCCCTGAATAGCATCGCTTCCATTGAAGAGACCCTCCTTAATCGCTCCTCCCGCATATTTGCACGGTACTTTTCAACCACCTCCGCTAGGTTTCTCACGTTGACGTCCGCTCTATAGCCCAGGTGCCCACCATAGCTTCTTATAGCCTTAATTGTTTCAGTAACGAGGTAGCCTACATTGTAGGCGTCTTTTAACGCCCCCTCATCCTTAGTTACGTCGTCTAGGTGGGTGTATGCCATACTCCATGGTGCAACTACAGCACCCATGCTGTTTAAAACGGACATCAAATACGCTACTGCCATGAAAACTCCACTGTCAAGTCCTGTGACTATGAAGCCTACAACCTTGCCTTCGAGCAGGCTCCTACCGGCGTGGAAGATCATGTTTTCCATGCTAGTTAACCGGTCGATGAAGTTTTTAAGCATACCGCTCGGTGCATACCAGTAAACTGGAGTCGAGATGATTATGCCATCTGCTTCAAGGGTTTTTTCCGCTACCCCGTTGAAGTCGTCATCTTCTATAATGCATGGGAATTTGCAATACTTCACGTTGTCGGAAACGCAACCTATACACGGCTTAATGTTGTAGTCGTAGATGTGTATTACTTCAGGCGTGCCACCAGCCTCTTTAATGCCGAGTACTGCCACCTCTGCTAGCTGGGCTGACGAGCCGTACTTTCTCGGTGAGCCGTTTATGATTAGTACCTTGGGCTTATACTCCACGATCACCACCTAAGCAAAACCGTGAATACCTCTTATAAGCTCAAGCACTTAAACTTATTTTACTAATTTTTTTACTAAAAAGGGTGCAACAACGTGGAGAGAATCTACCCGCGCCACGCCATAGCGGCCGTTGCGGCTGTCTTAATAAAAGAGGGGAGAATTCTCCTGGTTAAGCGTGGCTATCCACCTGGCCTCGGTAAGTGGTCTATTCCAGGCGGAGTAGTTGAAGCAGGTGAGAAGTTAGTAGACGCAGCTAAACGAGAACTCAAGGAGGAAACCGGACTTGAAGCAGAGCCTCTCGGTATACTCTGGGTACTTAACAACATTGTATATGATGGAGGGAAGAGGGTCATGTATCACTACTTAATAGTAGACATACTATTCGACTCCACAACGACTAGAGGGGAGCTGAGGCCGGGTAGCGATGTTCTAGACACATCTTGGTTCGATCTCGGCGAAGCGTTGAGCTCTCCGAACGTGTCAAGAACGACGAAGAGGCTTATTAAAAGAATTGAAAGATACGGAATTCAGGTGCTACCACTAGAAGATGTAGACCATGAGTCCGTGCAACAATAAGCTTCCTAACCGGCTTTCTGAAAGCTCTCCAGCGACCAGCCCAGTTCACGCGCCGTTCTGACTCTTGGGAAACCAGTGCGGTGCCCGCTAACGAGAATGGTGCTCGAATTTAGAGGGAGCCCTTGCTCTTTTTTGATATTCTTTCTAGGCATCCATCTCTGTATGGTCTAATGTAGCTGTAGTCTCTCTCGAAAACCAAGTTGGGATCTAGCTGTCTCAAGACGTATTTGCAAACGGTTTCGGAAATAACTTTACAAGTGAACTTCGTATCGAGCCCTAGTAGTAGCGTTAACCTCAGTATTGGGCAAGGATTGCGCGAGATCGTTACCAGCTCACTATCAGTTAATTTGATTACCTCTACGTGTTCTGGTTTAAGCCTTAAGAAATCGTAGTAGAATAACTGTAAAATACCCTTCATCGATGAAACTCTTCTGGATATACGCGTCCAGAGAAAACCATAGATGTAGAAGACCACGAGCCCCATGTACACGGGCACAAGCCTAACGACTTGGACTAATTTCCCCCTCACGAGTTTCAATACTACGCCACCCCCGATGGAACCCCGTTAAAGTGATCAAGGCTCTGCCGATCTCCCTTCAATATTTCATTACTGAGCTCCTAATAACCATGCACCTGGGCAGTCTTCTAAGCATCTGGCACGATACGTGCCGAGCTCCTCGCATTCCCTTACCCTGTACGCCGTCGTATAGGCATGTTAGCACGGGTTCTGCGATCTACACATACATAGGCGCGCTGGACATCGTTACTGAAATATAAGGGACTATGACCATTTCAATTGTTGTAATGCTCGGTGCTGTAACCTTGAATAAGTTGCGTTTAATACTGGTAGTCTCTTGGCTTCTGGTGTTCATGGCGTACTTAGCGCCTTGGAGCGAATCTAATAGAGGATTACACAGTGGCTTAGGCTTACTGCCCTTCACTGCCCCGTATTTAGTGGGCTTAGTACTGGGGTTGCTTGCAGTATTTACGAAGACTCGTAGGTTTTCGCTAGTCATTGCACCGAGCATCCTGATGTTCACCGGTATACTGCTTGTCATTTCTTGGTGGTACGGGCTGGCATTACACTATGTCGCCACCGGCGGCGGCATCGCTGAACTTGAGCCGGGAATATGGCTTGCAACAGCAGCTTCATTGGTGTACTTATTATTAAGCATCTACGTACATGCATCCAAGAAGCCAAAGGTAGTCTAGTCACGTATGCTTGGCTACCGGAAACGCGAATACCGTATAAACCGCTACAAGTGGGGTTGAAAGCGCGTGTTCCAGTAGCTGTCAGAGGCCTCACTACACACAACTACGTGTTTCAGATACACGACATCGGGCTTGGAGA harbors:
- a CDS encoding DUF357 domain-containing protein, whose amino-acid sequence is MKATLAEKVRAYILNVEQFISKVNVEELESNQERILELARSYLSDAKYYYEEGDYITSLACIAYAEGLLDSLRVAGYVKGIEWRPLSELLKRPKVLVTGSFELIHPGHLALLREAWKLGEVYVIVSRDKNFERFKGRKPVLSENDRLEVVRGIKYVSKAILGDENDLLKPLEDLKPDIVLLGPDQWIQPEELSSRLKERGLSSVKVLRLEKRVGEWSSSSILNRIKNEAYPARSP
- a CDS encoding NUDIX hydrolase; the protein is MERIYPRHAIAAVAAVLIKEGRILLVKRGYPPGLGKWSIPGGVVEAGEKLVDAAKRELKEETGLEAEPLGILWVLNNIVYDGGKRVMYHYLIVDILFDSTTTRGELRPGSDVLDTSWFDLGEALSSPNVSRTTKRLIKRIERYGIQVLPLEDVDHESVQQ
- a CDS encoding flavodoxin family protein, which gives rise to MEYKPKVLIINGSPRKYGSSAQLAEVAVLGIKEAGGTPEVIHIYDYNIKPCIGCVSDNVKYCKFPCIIEDDDFNGVAEKTLEADGIIISTPVYWYAPSGMLKNFIDRLTSMENMIFHAGRSLLEGKVVGFIVTGLDSGVFMAVAYLMSVLNSMGAVVAPWSMAYTHLDDVTKDEGALKDAYNVGYLVTETIKAIRSYGGHLGYRADVNVRNLAEVVEKYRANMREERLRRVSSMEAMLFRGIGRGKPRS
- a CDS encoding radical SAM protein, with the protein product MMSNHHGKEFLGFVATGPPIGMPEWLWMAICAPKVKVDELGRPVEAPYGLRKIEAALQDAGFNAAVVDPDHIDKHLSTMKVMMIGHHDYFAYGPPSSEWWSLTGVEPVNRRSFIRFMNSPAVRRAKERGVKIIAGGPAAWQWLYELEYMDKWGVDTIVDGEGEKIVVELVERALKGERLPRYVYIGVDNVPRIEEIPTIKGASVNGLVEVMRGCPRGCKFCSVTLRPLRFIPLEKVLAEVEVNLRAGVRGIILHSEDVLLYYADGIKPRPEPVLKLHKEVLSKIGEKKHIAWAHVSLAALKYAEEKYGLISKLMQEYILNDHRKFVGVEVGIETGSPALARKIMVAKSLPYPPEQWPSVVEDAFRVMHENMIIPAATVILGMPEETPDDVVKTIELVDRLKPYRSVIVPMFFVPMGAFKKNKWFMREHIKQEHIEALKKMYEHTTYWMKDIVGIYMSSPIYAPIRFLLGYFTWYVDRKVKKYVGLLEKMVKK